A portion of the Micromonospora vinacea genome contains these proteins:
- a CDS encoding DUF1501 domain-containing protein, which produces MEKTVYNSFPLHPECPDVRRLADNPAEALLRAEADIVAAENAAEFDRYRTLENLEEAQQDGRGVTRRTFVAGAAATATALATAQFVTTSASFAATKTGTLIHVFLYGGLDGLSLVAPDNDPTLNKARPDLLLGNDSLALGRGFKMTSAFKPLEKWLSAGQLGFIPAVSDERLSRSHFQAADACNLGGLPNETGGRGWLDGLVDNLGKGTAFRSVGVGSTLPRSLVGNNGALSLNSVGSLRLNGDERFRAATEKAIKGLFTGINHPVEEAVQEGMGALATAQKLAAKPYQPAEGVKYEGVGNAFQQLAQLIKGGANVRVATVGMGGYDTHENQGTREGGQLYRRLNELASAMAAFFTDLGPKAADVTIMVSSEFGRRVGSNTGGTDHGHGGVVTVLSGKKLAGSLLGTWNGLDKLDSGDVPEYNNMFNVYGAVAQGRFGLTNAEVDKVFPRQKYAPMKLYA; this is translated from the coding sequence ATGGAGAAGACTGTGTACAACTCTTTCCCCCTGCACCCCGAATGCCCCGACGTGCGACGGCTGGCCGACAACCCGGCCGAGGCGTTGCTGCGCGCCGAGGCGGACATCGTCGCCGCCGAGAACGCCGCCGAGTTCGACAGGTACCGCACCCTGGAGAACCTGGAGGAAGCCCAGCAGGACGGGCGGGGCGTGACCCGGCGGACCTTCGTCGCCGGTGCCGCGGCCACCGCCACCGCGCTGGCCACCGCCCAGTTCGTCACCACCTCGGCGTCGTTCGCGGCGACCAAGACCGGCACCCTGATCCACGTCTTCCTCTACGGCGGGCTGGACGGGCTGAGCCTTGTCGCGCCGGACAACGACCCGACGCTCAACAAGGCCCGCCCCGACCTGCTGCTCGGCAACGACTCGCTGGCCCTGGGCCGCGGCTTCAAGATGACCAGCGCGTTCAAGCCGCTGGAGAAGTGGCTCTCGGCCGGGCAGCTGGGCTTCATCCCGGCGGTCTCCGACGAGCGGCTGTCCCGCAGCCACTTCCAGGCCGCGGACGCCTGCAACCTGGGCGGCCTGCCCAACGAGACCGGCGGCCGGGGTTGGCTCGACGGTCTGGTCGACAACCTGGGCAAGGGCACCGCGTTCCGCAGCGTCGGCGTCGGCAGCACGCTGCCCCGCTCGCTGGTCGGCAACAACGGCGCACTCTCGCTGAACAGCGTCGGCTCCCTGCGCCTCAACGGTGACGAGCGGTTCCGCGCCGCCACCGAGAAGGCCATCAAGGGGCTCTTCACCGGGATCAACCACCCGGTCGAGGAGGCCGTGCAGGAGGGCATGGGCGCGCTGGCCACCGCCCAGAAGCTCGCCGCGAAGCCGTACCAGCCCGCCGAGGGCGTCAAGTACGAGGGCGTCGGCAACGCCTTCCAGCAACTCGCCCAGTTGATCAAGGGCGGCGCCAACGTGCGGGTCGCCACTGTCGGTATGGGCGGCTACGACACCCACGAGAACCAGGGCACCCGCGAGGGCGGCCAGCTGTACCGCCGGCTGAACGAGCTGGCCAGCGCGATGGCCGCCTTCTTCACCGACCTCGGCCCGAAGGCCGCCGACGTGACGATCATGGTGTCCAGCGAGTTCGGCCGTCGGGTCGGCTCCAACACCGGCGGCACCGACCACGGGCACGGCGGCGTTGTCACGGTGCTCTCCGGCAAGAAGCTGGCCGGTTCGCTGCTCGGCACCTGGAACGGCCTGGACAAGCTGGACTCCGGTGACGTGCCGGAGTACAACAACATGTTCAACGTCTACGGCGCGGTGGCGCAGGGCCGGTTCGGGCTCACCAACGCGGAGGTCGACAAGGTCTTCCCCCGCCAGAAGTACGCCCCGATGAAGCTGTACGCGTGA
- a CDS encoding DUF1800 domain-containing protein, with translation MADQNVPPRRPRDDRGWDGHQHPSADGYGDPHPPAPYGYDSPNPYQGGYAAQADPREQYAGQPAPAPRGPQWVGPEGLGRPAPARPAGTGLPTLDDDDESGRKVGRRKAMVALGGTAAVVAGGAALAMTPQIRGLFGDEAAAGDATGSTVTDGTAARPSGQQPSTVRTYTEQNESYMGSRAGEALKKNAPAGGRTFSGPAAAAAATKVTVKTVLSKDPILHLARRATFGVTPGVVADIKREGMDAWIRAQLDPDKLEPSKGELKLAELPTQKLSVQQLRDQRDNLNEQGANPEREMVDATIARQIWSKRQLFEVMVDFWNDFLHVAADFDGGEVYRNSFDQDVVRKHALGSYPEMLIAANKHPALLIYLNQKDSRKDAINENLARENLELYSVGVDGGYKEPDVRQAAMLQTGRGVDDKGKYVFRPEQHYVGKVKILGFTHANNSADPKKAEAAIDAYITYIATHPSTAKYVAQSLATRFVSDTPPKSLVDRLAKTYTTNKGMIKPVLMTLFCSSEFWAGVGQKVRRPMEYLVATYRALGVSPEASPKHNNGDSKRTAYARGLRQIHDKMRELGQYPMGQPTPDGYPDVYVAWTSAGAMVNGWNEAGEILAGYRTTFTYTAPEKLVAKPPATAGAYVDALSQRLVGQKLSTREKNLILGVAGVAATAKVDATFNGAITAVARAILASPQHHLR, from the coding sequence ATGGCCGACCAGAATGTGCCACCACGTCGACCGCGGGACGACCGCGGTTGGGACGGACATCAGCACCCCAGCGCTGACGGCTACGGCGACCCCCACCCGCCCGCGCCCTACGGCTACGACTCGCCCAACCCCTACCAGGGCGGCTACGCCGCGCAGGCCGACCCGCGTGAGCAGTACGCCGGGCAGCCCGCGCCCGCCCCGCGGGGTCCGCAGTGGGTCGGCCCGGAGGGCCTGGGCCGCCCGGCCCCGGCGCGACCGGCCGGCACCGGACTGCCCACCCTCGACGATGACGACGAGTCGGGCCGCAAGGTCGGCCGACGTAAGGCGATGGTGGCCCTCGGCGGTACCGCCGCCGTCGTCGCCGGTGGCGCGGCGCTCGCCATGACCCCGCAGATCCGTGGCCTCTTCGGCGACGAGGCGGCGGCTGGCGACGCGACCGGCAGCACGGTGACCGATGGCACCGCGGCGCGGCCCAGCGGCCAGCAGCCCAGCACTGTGCGTACCTACACCGAGCAGAACGAGAGCTACATGGGCTCCCGGGCCGGTGAGGCGCTGAAGAAGAACGCGCCCGCCGGTGGGCGGACCTTCTCCGGCCCCGCCGCCGCCGCGGCGGCGACCAAGGTGACAGTGAAGACGGTGCTGTCCAAGGACCCGATCCTGCACCTGGCCCGGCGCGCCACCTTCGGCGTGACGCCCGGGGTGGTCGCCGACATCAAGCGCGAGGGCATGGACGCCTGGATCCGCGCCCAGCTGGACCCGGACAAGTTGGAGCCGAGCAAGGGTGAGCTGAAGCTCGCCGAGCTGCCGACCCAGAAGCTCTCCGTGCAGCAGCTGCGCGACCAGCGGGACAACCTCAACGAGCAGGGCGCCAACCCGGAGCGGGAGATGGTCGACGCGACCATCGCCCGGCAGATCTGGTCCAAGCGCCAGCTGTTCGAGGTGATGGTCGACTTCTGGAACGACTTCCTGCACGTCGCGGCGGACTTCGACGGCGGCGAGGTGTACCGCAACTCGTTCGACCAGGACGTCGTGCGCAAGCACGCGCTGGGCAGCTACCCGGAGATGCTGATCGCCGCGAACAAGCACCCGGCGCTGCTGATCTACCTGAACCAGAAGGACTCCCGCAAGGACGCGATCAACGAGAACCTCGCCCGGGAGAACCTCGAGCTCTACTCGGTCGGCGTCGACGGCGGTTACAAGGAGCCGGACGTCCGGCAGGCCGCCATGTTGCAGACCGGCCGCGGTGTCGACGACAAGGGCAAGTACGTCTTCCGCCCCGAGCAGCACTACGTCGGCAAGGTGAAGATCCTCGGCTTCACCCACGCGAACAACTCGGCCGACCCGAAGAAGGCCGAAGCGGCGATCGACGCGTACATCACCTACATCGCGACGCACCCGTCGACAGCGAAGTACGTGGCGCAGAGCCTCGCCACCCGGTTTGTCTCGGACACCCCGCCGAAGTCCCTCGTGGACCGGCTGGCCAAGACGTACACCACCAACAAGGGCATGATCAAGCCGGTCCTGATGACGCTGTTCTGCTCCTCGGAGTTCTGGGCCGGTGTGGGCCAGAAGGTGCGTCGGCCGATGGAGTACCTGGTCGCCACGTACCGCGCCCTCGGCGTCTCGCCGGAGGCGTCGCCGAAGCACAACAACGGCGACAGCAAGCGCACCGCGTACGCCCGTGGGCTGCGCCAGATCCACGACAAGATGCGCGAGCTGGGCCAGTACCCGATGGGCCAGCCCACTCCGGACGGCTACCCGGACGTCTACGTCGCCTGGACCTCGGCCGGTGCCATGGTCAACGGCTGGAACGAGGCGGGCGAGATCCTCGCCGGCTACCGCACCACCTTCACGTACACGGCGCCGGAGAAGCTGGTCGCCAAGCCGCCGGCGACGGCCGGGGCGTACGTGGACGCGCTCTCCCAGCGGCTGGTGGGCCAGAAGTTGAGCACGCGGGAGAAGAACCTCATCCTCGGCGTGGCCGGTGTGGCGGCGACCGCCAAGGTCGACGCCACGTTCAACGGGGCCATCACCGCCGTCGCGCGGGCGATCCTCGCTTCCCCCCAGCACCACCTCCGGTGA